In Gammaproteobacteria bacterium, a genomic segment contains:
- a CDS encoding glycosyltransferase, producing MLNWNLFGDTAPARLAERRRGLSVYWERGSAWYESAPDFDPAFVDAYGLYLANSEASRQMLLQRWGVRGEVQVCAPGVVFGGGPGAMARSLPEGRAVRLGFAARLRGFKGGVLAVHAIAELARRGIDAELWVAGEGKDGTRMSAEALRLGIAERVRMLGRVSPMEPFLDSIDLLLHPALREPYGLACAEALAAGAPVVATAVDGLGEVVEHGVTGLCVEPTLPLSRYAEFGGDAGDVYPMVYRPQSGTIGEPMLPDPAALADAVAIIMDADRYTAMSAAALQAHRGRLAFERKQEHLYELLRAALGKVAA from the coding sequence TGCTGAACTGGAACCTGTTCGGCGACACCGCGCCGGCGCGGCTCGCCGAGCGTCGCCGAGGTCTGTCGGTCTATTGGGAGCGCGGCAGCGCCTGGTACGAGTCCGCGCCGGATTTCGATCCGGCCTTCGTCGATGCCTATGGCCTGTATCTCGCCAATTCCGAGGCCTCACGGCAGATGCTGCTGCAGCGCTGGGGTGTGCGCGGCGAAGTGCAGGTCTGCGCGCCGGGCGTGGTCTTCGGCGGGGGGCCGGGCGCCATGGCGCGAAGCCTGCCCGAGGGGCGTGCTGTGCGTTTGGGTTTCGCCGCGCGGCTGCGCGGCTTCAAGGGCGGTGTGCTGGCGGTTCATGCCATCGCCGAGCTTGCCCGGCGTGGAATCGACGCCGAACTCTGGGTGGCCGGTGAAGGCAAGGACGGCACGCGCATGAGCGCCGAAGCGCTGCGTCTCGGCATTGCCGAACGCGTGCGCATGCTCGGCCGGGTATCGCCGATGGAGCCATTTCTGGATTCGATCGACCTGCTGCTGCATCCGGCGTTGCGCGAACCTTACGGACTTGCCTGCGCCGAGGCTCTGGCGGCGGGTGCGCCGGTGGTGGCGACCGCCGTGGACGGGCTCGGCGAGGTTGTCGAGCATGGCGTCACCGGGCTGTGCGTGGAGCCGACGTTGCCGCTGTCGCGCTACGCCGAGTTCGGCGGCGATGCCGGCGATGTCTATCCGATGGTGTACCGACCGCAAAGCGGCACGATCGGCGAACCGATGTTGCCCGATCCGGCCGCGCTCGCCGACGCGGTGGCGATTATCATGGACGCTGACCGCTACACGGCAATGAGCGCGGCAGCGCTGCAAGCGCATCGTGGTCGCCTGGCGTTCGAGCGTAAACAGGAACACCTGTACGAACTGTTGCGTGCGGCCTTGGGGAAGGTCGCGGCGTAA
- a CDS encoding glycosyltransferase: MSTVSSLHVLSSPHLAGAENTFLRCVQGLRRAGNPTHIAVKPGSPLARAFGSPGAPYELPMRNYLDVPAVLRIRALIRQHQAEVVQSWMSRGTWLTRAPRGCLHVARLGGYYRARYFRHADAWVTVTHTLRKWMLSVGFPPDRVETIPNFVPDVPRDTPPPFSRHDLGIPEDALLIVSMGRLIGKKGYQDLIPAFIELGAQPRGRPLHLLLMGDGPMRAELQGLARAAPGRIHFTGWVDRAETALKLADLFVCPSREEAHGNVILEAWSQRLPVLATRCDGPAELILHEDDGYLAEVADPANLRRALATVIGNPTLMTQMAARGRAMFEERHSETAVVAAYVDFYQRMRMHAGIRR, from the coding sequence GTGTCGACAGTTTCGAGTCTGCATGTACTGTCCAGCCCGCATCTCGCGGGTGCGGAAAACACCTTCCTGCGATGCGTGCAGGGCCTGCGCCGGGCCGGCAACCCCACGCATATCGCGGTCAAGCCGGGCTCGCCGCTGGCGCGGGCCTTCGGTTCTCCGGGCGCCCCGTACGAACTGCCGATGCGCAACTATCTCGATGTGCCGGCGGTACTGCGTATCCGCGCACTGATCCGGCAGCACCAGGCCGAGGTGGTGCAAAGCTGGATGTCGCGCGGCACCTGGCTGACGCGCGCGCCACGCGGCTGCCTGCACGTTGCGCGGCTCGGCGGCTACTACCGCGCCCGCTATTTCCGTCACGCCGACGCCTGGGTCACGGTGACGCATACCCTGCGCAAGTGGATGCTGAGCGTGGGCTTTCCGCCGGACCGCGTCGAGACGATTCCCAATTTCGTGCCGGATGTTCCGCGGGACACTCCGCCGCCGTTCTCCCGCCACGACCTCGGCATTCCCGAAGATGCGCTGCTGATCGTCTCCATGGGACGTCTGATCGGCAAGAAGGGTTATCAGGACCTGATTCCGGCATTCATCGAACTCGGCGCGCAGCCTCGTGGACGCCCCTTGCATCTGCTGCTGATGGGAGACGGCCCGATGCGGGCGGAGCTGCAGGGTCTGGCGCGCGCGGCGCCGGGGCGCATCCATTTCACCGGCTGGGTCGATCGGGCGGAGACCGCGCTCAAGCTGGCAGACCTCTTTGTCTGCCCGTCACGTGAGGAGGCGCATGGCAACGTGATTCTCGAAGCCTGGAGTCAGCGCTTGCCGGTGTTGGCCACGCGCTGTGACGGCCCGGCCGAACTGATCCTGCACGAGGACGACGGCTATCTGGCCGAAGTGGCGGACCCCGCGAACCTGCGCCGGGCGCTGGCCACGGTGATCGGCAATCCCACGCTGATGACGCAAATGGCGGCGCGCGGGCGCGCGATGTTTGAAGAACGCCACAGCGAGACGGCGGTGGTGGCCGCCTATGTCGATTTCTATCAGCGCATGCGGATGCACGCCGGTATTCGCCGTTGA
- a CDS encoding extensin family protein: MRRFLLLSILLIALCALAWQRGAPHVDDRNLPWTPLQAEQAPNWLTGYKLARFEDDTPACLRFLEDSHLNFSPLEDRTTGAGCGFQDAVRIESGALDYSGAFSLSCPMAASLAVFQRHELQDAARSMLGSTVTRIDHYGSYACRNLYGRDSGRRSEHATANAFDFAGVRLADGRRISVAADWNADTEEARFLHEIHDRACRYFSTVLGPGYNAAHADHFHLDRRGGFSVCR; this comes from the coding sequence ATGAGGCGTTTCCTGCTGTTGTCGATACTGCTCATCGCGCTGTGCGCGCTCGCCTGGCAGCGTGGTGCGCCGCACGTGGACGATCGCAATCTGCCGTGGACGCCGCTGCAAGCGGAGCAGGCGCCGAACTGGCTGACCGGCTACAAGCTCGCGCGCTTCGAGGACGACACGCCGGCCTGTCTGCGGTTTCTCGAAGACAGTCACCTGAACTTCAGCCCGCTTGAGGACCGGACCACCGGCGCGGGCTGCGGATTTCAGGATGCCGTGCGCATCGAATCGGGTGCGCTGGACTATTCGGGCGCCTTCAGCCTGAGCTGCCCGATGGCGGCATCGCTGGCCGTGTTTCAGCGCCATGAGCTGCAGGACGCGGCACGATCCATGCTCGGCTCCACCGTGACGCGCATCGACCATTACGGCTCCTACGCCTGCCGCAACCTGTACGGCCGTGACAGCGGCCGCCGCAGCGAACACGCCACCGCCAATGCCTTCGACTTCGCCGGCGTGCGCCTGGCCGACGGGCGCCGCATCAGCGTGGCCGCGGACTGGAATGCCGACACCGAGGAAGCGCGCTTCCTGCACGAAATTCATGACCGCGCCTGCCGCTATTTCTCGACCGTGCTGGGTCCGGGCTACAACGCGGCACATGCCGATCACTTTCACCTGGACCGGCGCGGCGGGTTCTCGGTATGCCGCTGA